Below is a genomic region from Syntrophorhabdaceae bacterium.
GCCATGAGTCCGGGCATTTCATTTTCAGCGAGTACAAGTTGTTTTCTCCCGAGTTCCGCGAGCCCGATGTCCTTCACCTTATATGGGAGTGAAAGGTCAAGTTCTTTTGTTTTCATTATATTCTCCTTTAGACTGAATTTATTTAATCGCTGTCGAAACCACGAGGGCAAGACCGTTTGCAAGTTTGAACTGTGTATCCTCGCAGAATGAAAATCCGGCATGAGAAAGCCATGACGCGAGTTCTTTCTTCGAAAGCCCCAGTCGCAGGTCATGCTGCTCATTGCGGAGTTTTTCGCTATTATGCGCGTCGAGATCGGCAATTATCACTTTGCCCTCTTTTTTTAATACACGGGCAAATTCAGAAAGGGCGCGCCCGGGATCTGAAAGATGATGGAGAACAAGCACGGCAAGTACCGTGGACACCTCATTGTCGCGCAGAGGAAGGTGTTCGCATTCACCGATACGGAAATCACCAGGCACGGCAGAACCCTGCGCGCGTTTTCGCGCGGCGTCGATCATTTTCGGCGAGGCGTCAACCCCGATGACGCTCAGTCCTTTTTGAAGCATCATCTCCGCGAGCGTGCCATTTCCGCATCCGATATCGGCGACAGGACCGTTCCCGATATATTTAAGTATCTCCCGGTCGAGATCGAAGCCGCCGAGAATATCGTAACGGTGAGTGTTCCAGTCGCGTGCGACCGCGTTGAAATAGCCGAGCGTCTTTTTCGAACGCCGCGCGATCATCTCGTGCCCCTTCGCCCGGTCAATCTTCGTCTCATCGGATTCAAGAAGAACCTTCAGATAGGGCTGTACCATCTCTCTTACTCCACCGGTTTTTACGGTGATATAGAAGGACCAGAGCCCGTCTTTCCTGCACTCGAGAATACCGCACCCGGCGAGTATCCCGAGATGTCTCGACATCCCCGATTGCCCGGAGCCTATCACCTCGGTGATCTCTTTTACCGAAAGCTCGATTCCTTCAAGGAGAGCGAAAATCCGCAGTCTGGTCTGATCCGCGAGGGCCTTGGCGATATCGATACAGGCATCAAAAGTCATATCAATATATCAAGATATATTGATGCTATTGTCAAGTATTATTAATTTTCCGACAATTCTTGTTTACCGGTAGAAGTATATAATATTTAATTATTCCCTATGGTTGTGATCCGGCACCCGTCAGGAATAGGGCCGGATGTTGAGTGATCAGGCCGCGCCATTCTCCCCGCCCCTCGCCTTGACACCGCTCACGGACCTGCTTAATTTCCACGTAGAAATACGATTTAGCCGGAGGTGTGCTATGGCGAAGATTGCGGTGATCATTGCCGACATGTTTGAGGATTCCGAGTATACGGAGCCTGCCCGCGCATTTAAAGAGGCGGGGCATGCGCTTATCCATATCGGCCTTAGCGCGGGTGCCACGGTGAAGGGCAAGGCCAAGGGCACGCCCGTGGTTGTGGACAAAGCGGTGGAGGAGGTCTCCGTCTCCGACTTCGATGCCCTTCTCATACCGGGGGGCTATTCCCCGGACAAGCTCCGCGGCTTTCATGAGCCGGTTGCCTTCACGAAAGAGTTCGTCGACAGCGGAAAACCCGTATTCGTCATCTGTCACGGACCACAACTCCTTATTTCCGCTAAAGTCCTTTCCGGCCGTAAGATCACGGGATGGAGATCGGTAGCCCAGGACATCGTCAACGCGGGGGCGGAGTTCATCGATCGGGAGCTCGTAGAGGACGGCAACCTCATTTCGAGCCGGAGCCCGGACGACCTGCCTGCCTTTATTTCCGCTTCCCTCAAGCGGCTGAAATAGGTAACCATCTTCTCCCTGCTCCGCTCCTCTTTTTCCGGATGACTTACCTCCCGGAATCGGGTAGAATTGGAGAATCGATTTCCGGGAGGTTCTCATGAAAGCTGCAAGGCCCGTCCTCGCCCTCTCCTTCGCCGCCGCTGCCGTCTTATTTCCGGCCGGCGTCCCGTGGGCATTCAATGAGGGCGATCTCAAGAAACTGATCTCCATAAAAGAATACCCCGGCTGCCATCTGACCGTCGCCCCCCTTTCCGGGGCCGACCTGCGGGGCGCGAACCTTCGGGATGTAATGATGGGACACCAGGGGATTTAATGGCCGACGACGACCTTTCG
It encodes:
- a CDS encoding metalloregulator ArsR/SmtB family transcription factor, producing the protein MTFDACIDIAKALADQTRLRIFALLEGIELSVKEITEVIGSGQSGMSRHLGILAGCGILECRKDGLWSFYITVKTGGVREMVQPYLKVLLESDETKIDRAKGHEMIARRSKKTLGYFNAVARDWNTHRYDILGGFDLDREILKYIGNGPVADIGCGNGTLAEMMLQKGLSVIGVDASPKMIDAARKRAQGSAVPGDFRIGECEHLPLRDNEVSTVLAVLVLHHLSDPGRALSEFARVLKKEGKVIIADLDAHNSEKLRNEQHDLRLGLSKKELASWLSHAGFSFCEDTQFKLANGLALVVSTAIK
- a CDS encoding type 1 glutamine amidotransferase domain-containing protein is translated as MAKIAVIIADMFEDSEYTEPARAFKEAGHALIHIGLSAGATVKGKAKGTPVVVDKAVEEVSVSDFDALLIPGGYSPDKLRGFHEPVAFTKEFVDSGKPVFVICHGPQLLISAKVLSGRKITGWRSVAQDIVNAGAEFIDRELVEDGNLISSRSPDDLPAFISASLKRLK